The Enterococcus rotai genome includes a window with the following:
- a CDS encoding (Fe-S)-binding protein: protein MKVSIFSTCVVDLLFPNVGQAMVEVLERLGCETTFPDKQTCCGQPTYNSGYAEESYATLKNQIDCFEDAEYVVGPAGSCVGMLREYRHFLKDDPIYGPKAEALAAKSFEFSQFLYRVLGVTDVGATLNAKATYHRSCHMTRILKEREAPFILLDHVAGLEMLPLNHIENCCGFGGTFSVKMPEISEQMVTEKMNDVIDTGAEILISADMGCLMNIGGKFNRDGKQIKIMHIAEVLNQQVDKKRMDQPKIMTVI, encoded by the coding sequence TTGAAAGTAAGCATTTTTTCTACTTGTGTTGTTGATTTACTATTTCCAAATGTGGGACAGGCGATGGTAGAAGTTTTGGAGCGATTAGGTTGCGAAACAACGTTCCCAGATAAGCAAACTTGTTGTGGACAGCCAACCTACAATAGTGGCTATGCTGAAGAAAGCTATGCCACGCTGAAAAATCAAATCGATTGTTTTGAGGATGCAGAGTATGTGGTGGGACCTGCTGGATCATGTGTGGGAATGCTAAGAGAGTATCGGCACTTTTTAAAAGATGATCCTATCTATGGACCCAAAGCGGAAGCTCTAGCAGCGAAATCATTTGAATTCAGTCAATTTCTATACCGAGTGTTAGGCGTCACTGATGTTGGTGCAACATTAAATGCCAAAGCGACTTATCACCGTTCATGTCATATGACCAGAATTTTGAAGGAACGTGAAGCGCCATTTATCTTGTTGGACCATGTAGCAGGTTTAGAGATGCTTCCATTAAACCATATTGAAAATTGTTGCGGATTCGGTGGTACTTTTTCAGTAAAAATGCCGGAAATATCTGAACAAATGGTTACGGAAAAAATGAATGATGTGATCGACACTGGTGCTGAAATCTTAATTAGTGCAGATATGGGCTGCTTAATGAATATTGGTGGGAAATTCAACCGAGATGGTAAACAGATCAAAATCATGCATATTGCAGAGGTTTTAAATCAACAAGTGGATAAGAAGCGAATGGATCAACCAAAAATAATGACAGTCATTTAG
- a CDS encoding ABC transporter permease: MSKFWIIASDVYKKNVKSVSFVIMILVPFIVMGIIYAAGSLAGGFSEETKVGLVSDNQELATQLAKSKTDDYTFKVVSSQDEAEKQLKDKDLEAFLVLDTKNDQVQGKLYAESSLGTTTELMMSQMLNGLQSSLKASKLNLTADQLASLSQPANFEKTKVSFDDNGKMTTGQDNTGIQSAMSFVITIILWVIIITYASIIAQEIASEKGTRIMEVILSSTKAQTHFYGKLTGVILVALTQIVIYAAAIGIGYSQLKNLDMVKSLLEGLSTTNILGSFLYFTLAFFVLGVLVYSVLAALCGSLVSKPEDTAKAVQPIIYIAMIGYFIGISLGTTDPQNIVIKVSSYIPLISSFIMPIRLASETVTNTGAMISVLILVVFGVLLTMFSAKLYKSNVLVYSEGGVLKSLKQSISILRNERKKVAK; the protein is encoded by the coding sequence ATGAGTAAATTCTGGATCATAGCAAGTGATGTTTATAAAAAGAATGTAAAATCTGTTTCTTTTGTTATTATGATATTGGTACCATTTATTGTGATGGGGATCATTTATGCTGCGGGTTCACTAGCAGGCGGTTTTTCAGAAGAGACGAAAGTTGGGCTTGTGTCCGATAATCAAGAGTTAGCAACCCAATTAGCTAAATCGAAAACAGATGATTATACGTTTAAAGTGGTTTCCTCACAAGATGAGGCAGAAAAACAGTTAAAGGATAAAGATCTTGAAGCATTTCTAGTTTTAGATACGAAGAATGATCAAGTTCAAGGAAAATTGTATGCTGAATCTTCTTTAGGCACAACGACCGAACTAATGATGAGCCAAATGCTCAACGGACTGCAATCTTCACTAAAAGCAAGTAAATTAAATTTAACAGCTGACCAGTTAGCAAGTTTGAGTCAACCAGCTAATTTTGAAAAAACAAAAGTCAGTTTTGATGATAATGGAAAAATGACGACAGGGCAAGATAATACTGGGATTCAGTCAGCGATGTCATTTGTCATCACAATCATTCTTTGGGTGATTATCATCACATATGCATCCATTATTGCACAAGAGATCGCCTCTGAAAAAGGCACTCGGATCATGGAAGTTATTTTATCAAGTACAAAAGCTCAAACACATTTCTATGGGAAGTTAACAGGTGTCATTTTGGTTGCGCTGACTCAAATCGTGATTTATGCTGCAGCAATTGGTATTGGTTATTCACAGTTGAAAAACTTAGATATGGTGAAGAGCTTATTGGAAGGACTTTCAACCACCAATATTTTGGGCAGCTTCTTATACTTCACATTAGCATTCTTTGTTTTAGGTGTCTTAGTTTATTCTGTTTTAGCAGCACTTTGTGGTTCTTTAGTGTCAAAACCAGAAGATACCGCCAAAGCGGTTCAACCTATTATTTACATTGCAATGATTGGTTATTTTATTGGGATTTCGTTAGGGACAACGGATCCACAAAATATTGTCATTAAAGTCTCTTCTTATATCCCATTGATTTCATCATTTATTATGCCGATTCGTTTAGCCAGCGAAACAGTAACGAATACAGGGGCGATGATTTCTGTTTTGATTCTAGTTGTTTTCGGAGTACTGTTAACGATGTTTTCAGCGAAATTGTATAAATCAAATGTCTTGGTTTATAGTGAAGGTGGCGTTTTGAAATCATTGAAACAATCGATTTCGATCTTAAGAAATGAACGTAAAAAAGTAGCGAAATAG
- a CDS encoding cyclase family protein: MNTLDAMNYLKKKKWIDLSHEIHESIPRFGAFNGSQEKTLFTIKKDGFFAKEYTLPTQYSTHIDAPIHFAEGKRYLHEIKLKELVLPLYVIHKEDVVQHNHDYCLTVQDILDFEAEFGPIPEGSFVAFASGWSSRWKSTEAYYNCDKEGAAHTPGWSLAALKYLSEIRNVTAIGHETLDTDSAADFRKNQGLLGEYYWLKQNKYQVEVMRNLNQVPAVGSVIVTSFPNLLNAPGFPVRSIALLPD; the protein is encoded by the coding sequence ATGAATACATTGGACGCAATGAATTATTTAAAGAAGAAAAAGTGGATTGATTTAAGTCATGAGATACATGAGTCAATACCTAGGTTCGGTGCTTTTAACGGATCTCAAGAAAAAACATTATTTACAATTAAAAAAGATGGCTTTTTTGCTAAAGAATATACCTTGCCAACACAATATAGCACACACATCGATGCGCCTATACATTTTGCTGAAGGAAAACGTTACTTACATGAAATAAAATTAAAAGAATTAGTTTTACCATTGTATGTGATTCACAAAGAAGACGTTGTTCAACATAACCATGATTATTGTTTGACGGTTCAGGATATACTTGATTTCGAAGCAGAATTTGGTCCGATTCCAGAAGGCTCTTTTGTTGCGTTTGCAAGTGGTTGGTCAAGTCGCTGGAAATCTACAGAAGCCTATTATAATTGTGATAAAGAAGGGGCAGCTCATACACCAGGATGGAGTCTAGCAGCGTTGAAATATTTAAGTGAGATAAGAAATGTTACGGCGATTGGGCATGAGACTTTGGATACGGATAGTGCTGCTGATTTCAGAAAAAATCAGGGATTACTAGGTGAATATTATTGGTTGAAGCAAAATAAGTATCAAGTCGAAGTGATGCGGAATCTGAATCAAGTGCCTGCTGTTGGGAGTGTGATTGTAACTAGTTTTCCTAATCTACTAAATGCTCCAGGTTTCCCTGTACGTTCAATTGCACTATTACCGGATTAA
- a CDS encoding glucose-6-phosphate isomerase, whose amino-acid sequence MSHIQFDYSNLTPFVADHELEYMQTQVTAVDKALREGTGAGSDFTGWIDLPENYDKDEFARIKKAAEKIQSDSEVLVVIGIGGSYLGARAAIEFLHHSFNNLLPADERKTPQIFFAGNSISSTYLADLINVIGDRDFSVNVISKSGTTTEPAIAFRVFKELLVKKYGKEEANKRIYATTDRAKGAVKVEADAQGWETFVIPDDVGGRFTVLTPVGLLPIAVSGADIDGLMTGANDARKEYASTTDLSKNQAYQYAALRNILYRKGKTTEMLINYEPGMHYFSEWWKQLFGESEGKDQKGIFPAAADFSTDLHSMGQYVQDGMRNLFETVVKVETPRHAVSIPELAEDLDGLGYLQGKEIDFVNTKAFQGTLLAHTDGGVPNMIVKIPAMDAYSLGYVMYFFEIAVGISGYLNGVNPFDQEGVEAYKKNMFALLGKPGFEDLAKELNARL is encoded by the coding sequence ATGTCACACATTCAATTCGATTATTCCAATTTGACACCATTTGTTGCTGATCATGAATTGGAATACATGCAGACACAAGTGACTGCAGTGGACAAAGCATTAAGAGAAGGAACTGGAGCTGGCAGTGATTTTACTGGCTGGATTGACCTACCAGAAAATTATGATAAAGACGAATTTGCCCGTATTAAAAAAGCGGCTGAAAAAATCCAATCTGACTCAGAAGTTTTAGTTGTGATCGGTATTGGTGGTTCTTACTTAGGTGCAAGAGCAGCTATCGAATTTTTACATCATTCATTTAATAATTTACTACCCGCAGATGAAAGAAAAACGCCACAAATTTTCTTTGCTGGAAATAGCATCAGCTCAACTTATCTAGCTGATTTGATCAATGTGATCGGTGACCGTGATTTCTCTGTTAATGTGATTTCTAAATCTGGAACAACAACAGAGCCAGCAATCGCTTTTAGAGTATTTAAAGAATTATTAGTGAAAAAATATGGTAAAGAAGAAGCAAACAAACGGATTTATGCTACAACGGATCGTGCCAAAGGTGCTGTTAAAGTTGAGGCTGATGCGCAAGGTTGGGAAACATTTGTGATTCCTGACGATGTTGGTGGTCGTTTCACTGTGTTGACACCAGTAGGTTTATTACCAATTGCCGTTAGTGGTGCTGATATCGATGGCCTAATGACAGGTGCTAATGACGCCCGTAAGGAATATGCTTCTACAACTGATTTAAGCAAAAATCAAGCTTACCAATATGCAGCGTTAAGAAATATTTTATATCGTAAAGGTAAAACAACTGAAATGTTGATCAACTATGAACCTGGGATGCATTATTTTTCTGAATGGTGGAAACAACTTTTCGGTGAATCAGAAGGAAAAGATCAAAAAGGTATTTTCCCAGCTGCTGCTGATTTTTCAACTGACTTACACTCAATGGGACAATACGTGCAGGATGGCATGCGCAACTTATTTGAAACAGTTGTAAAAGTGGAAACACCACGTCATGCTGTATCAATCCCTGAATTGGCTGAAGACTTAGACGGATTAGGCTACCTACAAGGCAAAGAAATCGACTTCGTCAATACAAAAGCCTTCCAAGGAACCTTACTTGCCCATACTGATGGCGGTGTGCCAAATATGATCGTTAAGATTCCAGCAATGGATGCTTACTCATTAGGTTATGTTATGTATTTCTTTGAGATTGCGGTCGGTATTTCTGGTTACTTGAATGGTGTGAATCCATTTGACCAAGAGGGCGTTGAAGCATACAAGAAAAATATGTTTGCTCTACTTGGGAAACCGGGCTTTGAAGACTTAGCGAAAGAATTGAATGCACGTCTGTAA
- a CDS encoding LacI family DNA-binding transcriptional regulator, translating into MTTIIDVAKQANVSKSTVSRVISGNGYVSQESRKKVLEAMEALSYSPNLIARNLQSGETKTIGFLAQGFFDPLGIFLQSFISIAKKYNYYVTLYFTDGDKKKEIDALNQMKYKQIDGVFILTRANKWDLIEPYSIYGPISTWHRIDSERIYSSYIDHYSGYYRSLDYLYQRGYRSIGHVLGNFENLNTKARLKAIDDFHRAKQIPINDEWIFQDKSRINNGRTIAQLWHKMTSKTDAMAFYTDSVAAEFISELQLLGYSVPEDVAVIGFDNSEISRLMHITTVDYSIKRQAENSFIYLHNQLNKETIPEQEISVQLIERQTVPLRKPEKEH; encoded by the coding sequence ATGACAACTATTATTGATGTAGCAAAACAAGCGAACGTATCAAAATCAACTGTCTCTAGAGTTATTTCTGGAAATGGTTATGTTAGTCAAGAAAGTCGAAAAAAAGTGTTGGAAGCAATGGAAGCGTTATCGTATTCTCCTAATCTGATTGCACGAAACCTTCAAAGCGGCGAGACCAAGACGATTGGTTTTCTCGCTCAAGGCTTTTTCGATCCTTTAGGTATTTTTCTTCAAAGTTTTATTTCGATTGCTAAAAAATACAACTATTATGTGACATTATACTTTACTGACGGAGATAAAAAGAAGGAAATCGATGCCTTGAACCAAATGAAATACAAACAAATCGATGGTGTTTTTATTTTAACTAGAGCCAATAAATGGGACCTAATCGAGCCATATAGCATCTATGGTCCAATTTCTACTTGGCATCGTATAGACTCTGAGCGCATCTATTCTTCTTACATTGATCACTATTCTGGTTATTATCGCTCATTGGATTACCTTTATCAACGTGGATACCGTTCGATTGGTCATGTTTTAGGGAATTTTGAAAATTTGAATACTAAGGCCCGTTTAAAAGCTATTGATGATTTTCATCGAGCTAAACAGATTCCAATCAACGATGAGTGGATTTTCCAAGATAAATCCAGAATAAACAATGGACGGACGATTGCACAACTTTGGCATAAAATGACCAGTAAAACTGATGCAATGGCTTTTTATACAGATTCAGTTGCCGCAGAATTCATATCTGAACTTCAATTATTAGGCTATTCTGTTCCAGAAGATGTTGCTGTAATCGGATTCGATAACAGTGAAATTAGTCGTTTAATGCATATAACAACTGTGGATTATTCAATCAAGCGTCAAGCGGAAAATTCGTTTATCTATCTTCATAATCAACTCAATAAAGAGACGATCCCGGAGCAAGAAATCAGTGTCCAGCTTATTGAAAGACAAACTGTTCCTTTGCGAAAACCAGAAAAAGAGCACTGA
- a CDS encoding ABC transporter ATP-binding protein, giving the protein MLEVKNLVKTFGDYTAVDNMSFEIPDGKILGLIGQNGAGKTTTFRLILDFLTQDSGVVLWNGHQLSGKDYNDIGYLPEERGLYPKVSIQEQLIYFAELRGKSKKEIEPKIDEWMEKFKVKGKKTDKVKSLSKGNQQKVQLIATLIHEPKLVILDEPFSGLDPVNAELLKDGILALKEKGSCVIFSSHNMDNVEKICDHLVMLSSGEMVLNGKVHDIRESFGRTKVFLESPLTPEDVLAIDGVKTAVKRGDGVVEVTLADPKAGEEIFARATQFGYIPMFNQQPPTLEEIFKMKAGEPNE; this is encoded by the coding sequence ATGTTAGAAGTAAAGAATTTGGTTAAAACATTTGGCGATTATACAGCTGTAGACAATATGTCTTTTGAAATCCCAGATGGAAAAATACTTGGGCTGATCGGTCAAAATGGTGCAGGGAAAACAACAACATTCCGTTTGATTTTAGATTTTTTAACCCAAGACAGCGGGGTTGTACTTTGGAACGGCCATCAATTAAGTGGTAAAGATTACAATGATATTGGCTATTTACCAGAAGAACGTGGCTTGTATCCTAAGGTCTCCATTCAAGAACAGCTGATTTATTTTGCAGAGTTAAGAGGAAAATCGAAAAAAGAAATTGAACCAAAAATCGACGAATGGATGGAAAAATTCAAAGTTAAAGGCAAAAAAACAGATAAAGTAAAATCACTTTCTAAAGGGAACCAACAAAAAGTTCAACTGATCGCAACGTTGATCCATGAACCTAAATTAGTTATTTTGGATGAACCTTTTAGCGGATTAGATCCAGTTAATGCTGAGCTTTTAAAAGATGGAATTCTGGCATTAAAAGAAAAAGGCTCTTGTGTCATTTTCTCCAGCCATAATATGGATAATGTTGAAAAAATCTGTGATCATCTTGTGATGCTAAGTAGTGGCGAGATGGTACTCAATGGCAAAGTTCATGATATTCGTGAAAGCTTTGGTCGTACAAAAGTGTTCTTGGAATCGCCTTTGACTCCAGAAGACGTATTAGCTATCGATGGTGTAAAAACAGCAGTCAAACGTGGTGATGGTGTGGTTGAAGTAACGTTAGCAGATCCAAAAGCCGGGGAAGAAATTTTTGCGCGGGCCACACAATTCGGTTATATTCCCATGTTTAATCAGCAGCCACCAACCTTAGAAGAAATCTTTAAGATGAAAGCAGGTGAACCAAATGAGTAA
- a CDS encoding DUF2812 domain-containing protein, which yields MEIFKGKKYIFSRGIAFYPEKEMQLLKKQGEKGWHFRKMNQVGLLVFEKGKSEEKEYSVDFFDGSPDELSEYLVIYKQAGWGNITNYKKRYFYFKADCGTPTIYSDAESYWIRMKKEWNWLLIHSLVYLPIGIVLLIMLFFTKTSKSIFFANLWIRTMLIFFGMLFTVLPLGVAISVIFSLVIYRDRTKYYNQPERFARKQKVLRDSIILAMIGFIVGVLVSILLRNSF from the coding sequence ATGGAGATATTTAAGGGGAAGAAATATATTTTTTCTAGAGGAATTGCCTTTTATCCTGAGAAGGAAATGCAGCTACTAAAGAAACAAGGAGAAAAGGGTTGGCATTTTAGAAAAATGAATCAAGTTGGGTTATTGGTTTTTGAAAAAGGAAAGTCAGAAGAAAAGGAATATTCAGTAGATTTTTTTGATGGTTCACCAGATGAATTATCTGAATATTTAGTAATCTACAAACAAGCTGGTTGGGGAAACATAACAAATTATAAAAAGAGATATTTCTATTTTAAAGCGGATTGTGGTACGCCAACTATTTATTCAGATGCTGAAAGCTATTGGATTCGCATGAAAAAAGAATGGAACTGGTTGTTGATTCATTCGTTGGTATACTTGCCTATTGGGATAGTTTTGCTAATCATGCTATTTTTTACTAAAACATCTAAAAGTATTTTTTTTGCTAATCTATGGATTCGAACGATGCTGATTTTTTTTGGAATGTTATTTACCGTATTACCACTAGGTGTTGCGATCAGCGTTATTTTTTCATTGGTTATTTATAGAGATCGGACAAAATACTACAATCAGCCAGAACGATTTGCTAGAAAGCAAAAAGTTTTGAGGGATTCTATAATACTGGCAATGATTGGTTTTATTGTAGGTGTGTTAGTCAGTATCTTACTAAGGAATTCTTTTTAA
- the gdhA gene encoding NADP-specific glutamate dehydrogenase has protein sequence MEAKQYVEEIQKKIHENDRGQVEYLQAVDEFLPTVEVFLKENPAFIEANILGVLIEPERMLQFRVPWQDDQGNWRVNRGYRVQYNSAIGPYKGGLRFHPSVNLSVMKFLAFEQIFKNSLTGLPIGGGKGGSDFDPKGKSDAEVMRFCQSFMTELQKHIGPSTDVPAGDIGVGAREIGYLFGTYKRLRNYDAGVLTGKPLGYWGSQARTEATGYGCVYFVKHLLADANDSFAGKKVVVSGSGNVSIYAMEKAKELGATVLTCSDSNGFIYDPAGIDVELVKELKEKNRERISKYVETHSDATYYDGQSVWDFEVAYDIALPCATQNEINDQQAELLVKNGAKVVAEGANMPCTLAAVEVFDNAGVLYCPGKAANAGGVAVSALEMSQNSERLSWSFEKVDGMLDDIMKNIYETCRDTANKYDAANNFVLGANIAGFEKVATAMLSQGLV, from the coding sequence ATGGAAGCAAAACAGTACGTGGAAGAGATTCAAAAGAAGATTCATGAAAACGATCGAGGGCAAGTTGAATACTTGCAAGCAGTAGACGAATTTTTACCAACGGTTGAGGTATTCTTAAAAGAGAATCCAGCATTCATTGAAGCCAACATTTTAGGGGTTTTAATTGAGCCTGAACGAATGTTACAATTCAGAGTACCGTGGCAGGATGATCAAGGCAATTGGCGTGTAAACCGTGGTTACCGAGTACAGTACAATTCAGCGATTGGTCCTTATAAAGGTGGCTTACGTTTTCACCCTAGCGTGAATTTAAGTGTGATGAAGTTTTTAGCATTTGAACAAATTTTCAAGAATAGCCTAACTGGATTACCGATCGGTGGCGGCAAAGGCGGTAGCGATTTTGATCCTAAAGGGAAATCAGATGCTGAGGTCATGCGTTTTTGCCAAAGCTTCATGACAGAGTTGCAAAAACATATTGGACCAAGCACTGATGTGCCAGCAGGTGATATCGGTGTAGGTGCACGGGAGATCGGTTACTTATTTGGGACGTACAAGCGTTTGAGAAATTACGATGCAGGCGTTTTAACAGGTAAACCGTTAGGGTACTGGGGAAGCCAGGCTAGAACGGAAGCAACAGGTTATGGTTGTGTTTATTTCGTAAAACATCTGTTAGCTGATGCAAATGATTCATTTGCAGGTAAAAAAGTCGTCGTTTCAGGAAGTGGTAATGTATCAATCTATGCTATGGAAAAAGCGAAGGAATTAGGCGCAACAGTGTTAACGTGTTCTGATTCAAATGGTTTTATCTATGATCCAGCTGGTATTGATGTTGAATTAGTTAAAGAATTAAAAGAAAAAAATCGTGAACGAATTTCAAAATATGTTGAGACACACAGCGATGCTACTTACTATGATGGTCAGTCTGTTTGGGATTTCGAAGTCGCTTATGATATTGCTTTACCTTGTGCGACTCAAAATGAAATCAATGATCAACAAGCTGAACTCTTAGTGAAAAACGGCGCCAAAGTTGTGGCAGAAGGAGCAAATATGCCTTGTACACTAGCTGCTGTTGAAGTATTTGATAACGCTGGTGTTCTATATTGCCCAGGTAAAGCTGCTAATGCTGGTGGAGTAGCCGTTTCTGCATTAGAAATGAGTCAAAATTCAGAACGTCTATCTTGGTCTTTTGAAAAAGTTGATGGTATGTTAGACGACATTATGAAAAATATTTATGAAACTTGTCGTGATACTGCCAATAAATATGATGCCGCTAATAATTTTGTGCTGGGAGCGAATATTGCTGGATTTGAAAAAGTTGCAACAGCGATGCTTAGTCAAGGTTTAGTTTAA
- a CDS encoding NAD(P)/FAD-dependent oxidoreductase, with protein MKLYDVIVVGAGTSGMMAAIAAATAGSKTLLIEKNKRVGKKLLLTGGGRCNVTNNRPADEIIAHIPGNGKFLYSAFSQFNNYDIMEFFESNGTHLKEEDHGRMFPVTDRSKTIVETLFNQLEQLGVTIYTEAKVEKVLHKDGQTIGIALEHEKIYAPCVILTTGGRTYPSTGSTGDGYKLAKRLGHTISPLYATESPIISNDHFIQDKTLQGLSLQNIALSVLNEKGKVVVTHQMDLLFTHFGLSGPAALRCSSFVNQELTKNEQHPVTLQLDLFPEVERQNLKKEVNTKFFDQPEKSVKNALKNFIPERLMDFILSQLIMSDLSSKQVSDQQLDQFIQQLKSFKITAEKTLPIEKSFVTGGGISLKEIQPKTMESKLVNGLFFAGELLDINGYTGGYNVTAAFVTGHVAGTHAAAIAEYTYLPDLESD; from the coding sequence ATGAAATTATATGACGTTATTGTCGTTGGCGCTGGAACTAGTGGAATGATGGCCGCTATCGCAGCAGCAACAGCTGGCAGCAAAACTTTACTAATAGAAAAAAACAAACGTGTCGGAAAAAAACTATTATTGACTGGTGGTGGGCGATGTAATGTCACTAATAACCGACCCGCTGATGAGATCATTGCCCACATACCAGGAAATGGTAAATTTTTATATAGTGCTTTTTCACAATTCAATAATTATGATATTATGGAATTTTTTGAGTCAAATGGCACCCACTTAAAAGAAGAGGATCATGGACGGATGTTTCCTGTTACTGATCGTTCTAAAACAATTGTAGAAACACTCTTCAACCAATTAGAACAACTTGGTGTGACAATTTATACGGAAGCAAAAGTGGAGAAAGTATTACACAAAGACGGACAAACGATTGGAATCGCATTGGAACATGAAAAAATTTATGCACCATGTGTCATTTTAACAACAGGTGGACGCACCTATCCTTCTACCGGTTCCACAGGTGATGGATATAAGTTAGCAAAAAGACTTGGACATACCATCAGTCCTTTATATGCCACAGAATCACCTATTATCTCAAATGATCACTTTATTCAAGATAAAACATTACAAGGACTTTCATTACAAAATATTGCTCTTTCTGTTTTAAATGAGAAAGGCAAAGTAGTTGTTACACATCAGATGGATTTGCTCTTCACTCATTTTGGTCTTTCAGGTCCTGCTGCTTTAAGATGTTCAAGCTTTGTGAATCAAGAACTGACTAAAAACGAACAGCATCCCGTTACTTTACAATTAGATCTGTTCCCCGAAGTAGAAAGGCAAAATCTGAAAAAAGAAGTTAATACAAAGTTTTTCGACCAACCTGAAAAATCAGTCAAAAATGCTTTGAAAAATTTTATTCCAGAACGTCTAATGGATTTTATTTTAAGCCAACTTATCATGTCTGATCTTTCATCTAAACAAGTCTCTGATCAACAACTAGATCAATTTATCCAGCAATTAAAGTCTTTTAAGATAACTGCTGAAAAAACTTTGCCAATTGAAAAGTCTTTTGTAACTGGAGGAGGTATTTCGCTAAAAGAGATTCAACCTAAAACAATGGAAAGTAAATTAGTTAATGGTTTATTCTTTGCTGGCGAACTACTGGATATTAATGGCTATACAGGCGGTTATAATGTTACAGCAGCTTTTGTGACAGGTCATGTTGCAGGAACCCATGCTGCCGCTATTGCTGAATATACTTATTTACCTGATCTAGAATCTGATTAA
- a CDS encoding 6-phospho-beta-glucosidase, with amino-acid sequence MTRNALKIATIGGGSSYTPELIEGYIKRKDELPIKEIWLVDIEAGKEKLETVGAMAKRMVKAAGLDWEVHLTLDRRAALKDADFVSTQFRVGLLDARIKDERIPLSHGVLGQETNGAGGMFKAFRTIPVILGIIEDMKELCPDAWLVNFTNPAGMVTEAAIKHGGWKKTAGLCNVPIGHRKQAAEKLGIPEDDLFFKFAGINHFHWHRVWDKQGNERTQELIDLIYGPQEDSESHLKNIHNAPFHYEQIKDLGMLPCGYHRYYYIEDEMLKHSIEEFEKGETRAQVVKETEARLFELYKDPNLDYKPKELEQRGGTHYSDAACELIASIHNDKRTDMVVSTENNGTITDLPYDCVVEVSGPVTAHGHEPYNWGAFPPAARGIIQVMKGMEETVIRAAIEGNYGAALHAFTINPLVPGGSMAKTLLDELLIAHKEHLPNFAEAIATIESEQPEKVAYVTELMKSN; translated from the coding sequence ATGACAAGAAATGCATTGAAAATCGCAACAATTGGCGGCGGATCAAGTTATACACCAGAATTAATCGAAGGATATATTAAAAGAAAAGATGAACTACCAATCAAAGAAATTTGGTTAGTTGATATTGAAGCAGGAAAAGAAAAATTAGAAACAGTTGGTGCCATGGCTAAGCGTATGGTCAAAGCAGCTGGATTAGATTGGGAAGTCCATTTAACATTAGATCGTCGTGCGGCTTTGAAAGATGCTGACTTCGTTTCCACACAATTCCGTGTAGGATTACTTGACGCACGTATCAAAGATGAGCGTATTCCTTTATCGCATGGCGTTTTAGGACAAGAAACAAACGGAGCAGGAGGTATGTTTAAAGCGTTCCGTACAATCCCTGTTATTCTTGGTATTATTGAAGACATGAAAGAATTATGCCCAGACGCATGGTTAGTCAATTTTACTAATCCAGCTGGAATGGTAACAGAAGCCGCAATCAAACATGGTGGCTGGAAAAAAACAGCAGGTCTTTGTAATGTACCGATCGGTCATAGAAAACAAGCAGCTGAAAAGCTAGGCATTCCAGAAGATGATTTATTCTTCAAATTTGCTGGGATCAACCACTTCCATTGGCACCGTGTATGGGATAAACAAGGCAATGAACGCACACAAGAATTGATTGATTTGATTTATGGGCCACAAGAAGATTCTGAAAGTCACTTAAAAAATATTCATAATGCACCATTCCACTACGAACAAATCAAAGATTTAGGCATGCTACCTTGTGGCTATCATCGTTATTACTACATCGAAGATGAAATGTTGAAACATTCGATCGAAGAATTTGAAAAAGGGGAAACAAGAGCTCAAGTTGTAAAAGAAACAGAAGCTCGTTTGTTCGAATTGTATAAAGATCCTAATTTGGATTACAAACCAAAAGAATTAGAACAACGTGGAGGCACACACTACAGTGATGCAGCTTGTGAGTTGATTGCGTCGATTCATAATGATAAACGCACGGATATGGTTGTTTCAACTGAAAATAATGGAACGATCACTGATTTACCATATGACTGTGTTGTTGAAGTTTCAGGACCAGTAACAGCACACGGCCATGAACCTTATAACTGGGGTGCTTTTCCACCGGCAGCACGTGGGATCATCCAAGTAATGAAAGGGATGGAAGAAACAGTGATTCGTGCAGCGATTGAAGGGAATTATGGCGCAGCATTACACGCATTTACGATCAATCCGTTGGTGCCTGGTGGTTCAATGGCTAAAACATTATTAGATGAGTTATTGATTGCCCATAAAGAGCATCTACCAAACTTTGCTGAAGCAATTGCTACAATTGAAAGTGAACAACCAGAGAAAGTTGCTTACGTGACAGAATTGATGAAGAGTAATTAA